The following proteins are co-located in the Acidicapsa acidisoli genome:
- a CDS encoding efflux RND transporter periplasmic adaptor subunit: MTTVDTENDVLKRKRLGRRIGIGVVGGAVLLLLLAVLFTDIYPRTDDASVRANYIGITPEVSGLLVQLPVKDNAYIKKGDLLFEIDPRPYQYALRQALSDQEALEQQIIDEERRIAAEHSAVEAAQAGLHQSSTGVKTAGSTIDVSKATVVRAQAALTAAEAQLKLAKNNVNRIEPLLAKQYVTVEQVDQTQTALRVAQGNYDEAQAALVQAQAQETQSVLRQQEADALAAESQARLGQAIHTVDTVETLKSERPARASKVDSARLDLERCRVVAPFDAYVTNMNISEGAYAHPGVALFTLIDTRTWWVVANYRESKLKHIHLGSHVDVYLMGHPDRKFSGVVESIGYGVFPEDGNVAQGLPNIDRTLNWVHLSSRFPVRIRVENPDPFLFRIGSTAVTVVR, translated from the coding sequence ATGACTACTGTTGATACGGAAAATGATGTTCTCAAGCGCAAGCGGCTTGGGCGCAGGATCGGCATTGGAGTTGTCGGTGGCGCAGTTCTGTTGTTATTGCTGGCCGTTTTGTTTACGGATATCTATCCTCGTACAGATGATGCCAGTGTAAGAGCGAACTACATCGGGATCACTCCGGAAGTCAGCGGGTTATTGGTGCAGTTGCCGGTCAAAGACAATGCCTACATCAAAAAGGGCGATCTTCTCTTTGAGATAGATCCTCGACCTTATCAATATGCGCTGCGGCAGGCTTTGTCCGATCAGGAAGCTCTGGAGCAGCAGATCATCGATGAGGAGCGCCGAATCGCCGCAGAGCATAGCGCGGTGGAGGCGGCGCAGGCGGGATTGCATCAATCGTCTACAGGAGTTAAGACAGCAGGCAGCACCATCGATGTTTCCAAGGCGACCGTGGTTCGAGCGCAGGCCGCATTAACAGCAGCCGAGGCGCAACTCAAGCTTGCGAAGAACAATGTAAATCGCATTGAGCCGCTTCTGGCGAAGCAGTATGTAACCGTCGAGCAAGTCGATCAGACTCAGACTGCGCTTCGTGTCGCGCAGGGAAACTACGACGAGGCACAGGCAGCGCTGGTGCAGGCGCAGGCTCAGGAGACGCAGTCCGTGCTGCGGCAGCAGGAAGCCGACGCCCTGGCTGCCGAGTCGCAGGCAAGGCTTGGCCAGGCGATTCATACTGTCGATACTGTCGAAACATTGAAATCGGAACGCCCAGCAAGGGCTTCGAAAGTGGACAGCGCAAGACTCGATCTGGAACGCTGTCGCGTAGTGGCCCCGTTCGACGCGTATGTCACCAACATGAATATCTCCGAGGGCGCGTATGCGCATCCGGGCGTGGCGCTGTTCACGCTGATTGATACACGCACATGGTGGGTCGTTGCGAACTATCGCGAATCCAAGCTGAAGCATATTCACCTTGGTTCGCATGTGGATGTCTACCTTATGGGGCATCCCGACCGGAAGTTTTCGGGTGTGGTCGAGAGTATTGGCTACGGTGTATTTCCGGAAGACGGTAATGTTGCGCAAGGACTGCCGAATATCGATCGCACTCTCAACTGGGTTCACCTGTCATCGCGATTTCCAGTGCGGATTCGCGTTGAGAACCCAGATCCATTCCTGTTTCGAATAGGTTCGACAGCTGTCACGGTAGTGAGGTAG